Sequence from the Phaeodactylum tricornutum CCAP 1055/1 chromosome 4, whole genome shotgun sequence genome:
ATCCAAAGCATCTCGCTCTTCCTCCAATGCAATGGCTGGTAAAGGGCCCGCAGGAAACGAAGCTCTTTCGCCCGAACCAGACGACGCTTACAGAAATCAGCACTTGACTCCGCACATTCTACGTTTGCTCAAACTGATCCAGGAGGGAACCGCTGCCCACGCCGCTCTGGCGGCCTCGCAGCTGACAGAATTGACCGCAGATCCCTCTTCTTGCTCGCCCTTGAGACTCTGGGACATTCTCGGTTGCTTGCATTATTCCTTACTCTCCTCGCGATGGCAAACTCGTCAAAATGCCGCCCAAGCTCTGCAGGGCGTGGCGTCGCATTTGCCACTTTCGGATCAACGCGCATTTTTCACAGCACGGTATCACGATACCGCCAACACTGATCCTACTCACACCGATGCTACGAGTACCAGTACTAGCACCGGCACCAGTCCCGTCGATACAAACACTACGCCAATCGCCGAAACAGGACCTTTACCTGAGAAGCTTGCGGCGAGTAAGGCTCGTCGTCCTAGCACCGATGACGAATCCCTCTATTTGACCGTTCCGGTCTTGGTGGAATCCATGGATACAATCTTGTCGCAAGGCCGACTCTTGTTGTCGACTGCAGAGTCTACCTTTGATCTTTCCAGTCAGGAAGACGCGGTCTTGGACGGCGAAAGTGCTTCGGAACGCATGCGCTTGCAACGGTGCATTTTGGCGCACCGCCTCGGACTGGGTGGGATTGGACCTGTCCTGGGGAACGAAACTGTACTTCCAGCATTGATTACGAGCCATGATCTCGAAGTCCCTACTAGAATAGCCAGAGAAGATGTGAAACGGCCCATCAAACGACATCGCTATGATAACCATGGCAAGACTGAAAACGGCAAGACAAGTTCAATACGCGCATTGTTAGTGTCGGAAATAGAAGAATCGCAGAAGTATGAGAGAACCGACACTTCACATAGAACACCCCAAAATCTGTTGGCGACAGAGCTTCTATACCGCATGTTTGATCCTAGGTGGACCGTTCGTCATGGTGCGTTGTTGGGAACCCTGTCTCTTTTGCGGGCGTGGCAATCGTCCCTCGTAAAACTCGACGACGGCCTATCATTTGGATGTTGGCCCCATGATTTGATGGCACGTACCGTGTGTGTTCTCGTGTTGGATCGATTCGGTGACTTTTCTCTTGATGAAAATGTCGTCGCTCCCGTACGCGAAGTGGCCGGGCAGCTTGTCTCAGTTCTGGTCGCCATGGCACCAGCACGTCTTCGAAATGCAACTTTGCGGATATTGTACAAATTGTGTTGCCATGAGGAATGGGAAGTTCGCCACGGAGCCCTGATTGCTCTGAAGTTTATTACAGCAGTAATTTGTCAAGATTTATTGAAAACCTCGAAGGATGGTTCTCTCGATCCATGGCGTGAGACATGTATCCGAGAGATTTGTGGTGTGACGGTGGATCGATTGTTGGACGTGGACGACATCAAGAGTGTCGCGGCGCAAATACTGTGCAGGATTGTACGGAATCCTCTGCTTTCTCATTCCCCCAGTCTTCGGCAGGTGCCACGACGCCTATGGGATGCCTTGCCCGCAGCGTCTTCTGTGTCGTACTGTCTACCGTACCTCTTTGAATTAATGACAagctttttgcaaaaagatgGTACGGGTTTTTTGCgagagctttccaaaaactcctcagTAGCTGACGTATCGAGCGTGGGACTGGAGGATGTTTTCCGTTTACTGGTCGAGTTTCTGGACTCGCCCTTGGTATCGGTTCGTGCGAGTGCCCTGGGTTCGATCGGGATTGTAGCGCAAGCAATTGTGGAAGAGGCTGATTCATTGGTATTCGAAGACCCAGCAATGTTGGTCGAATGCTATGGCTTGACTGTACGTAGGGTATACGACGAATTCTTTAATGATTCCACGCCATCGCAGAACAATGTTTTGCGCGATACTTGGGAGTCGTTGGCGGGCAACTATCGAATAATCATTCGAGATGATCGCTATTATGTCAGCTTGTCTCGCTGTCTCCTTGTCCGATTTTTTGAAATTGGTCGGGAATCTAGTCTGTCAGCCAACATTGAGAGTCAGGTAGCCACCGCAGAAGCGCTTCTTCTCTGGCTGGACGGCTCTCGTGGGCTAGAGCTGTGCACTTCTTTATTAAACGCATTCATTTGTGCCTTTCTTCATTCTCCGTGGGTACGACAGTTTGAATCGGCATGTCTTTTATATCGAGCGAGCTTGATTCTTAAAGGGGGAAAATGTGCGACCGAGGAATCCACACTCCTGCTCGAGACCTTTCTTTTGCAACCACCTTTATGCATTGTGCTAGATGCAAGTATCGGGTATGAAGTTGTTGATGCAAACGATCAGTTAGCGCAAGCTTGTGACGAGGCGGTTTTGAAAGAATTGACACCGTTCTTCCATCAGTCCGTGGATTGCGCTGGTGCGGTGAAATGTGTTACTGAAAGCTGGAATCGAATTGTTCGTTCTTTTCTAGGAAACTTATCGCCATTGCCGAAGAAGGAAAGTTTGGTCTCGTTGCGACTTAACGCAATAGTTGCTGTAACAATCCTGGCAGATAGGCTCCCTGTAAAGATGACTCCGCTGATTCGGTCTTTGGTAACTTCATTAAAGAATGAGTCAGACAGCTCCAGACAAGCAGTAACAAGTCAGGGGTTGACAATTCTGTTGCTACAGATTGGCCGGTGCGAATCGTTCGCTGCTGCCAATAGCAAGGTCATGAAAACAATTTGTGATATGGTTCTGAAGGAAAGTTGGGCTGAACTTTCCATCGAAACATATTCTCCGGCTACGGAGGTTTTGCAATCTCTAATTCGGCATCTTCCCAGTGAGCTCAAGCTGAGCGACTTGGCACAAGTATGGACACGAATCGAGTATATTCTATCTGATGAgtgtattgactgtgatttcgAGGCAGAGCGAACAAAACCAGCGTTGAGTATTCTCGGTGCTCTTTCTGGTGGTTTGCTCGAGGGTCAAGCTGTGGCGATCTTTGTCATCAGGAATTTTCTCCCGAGTGTTGTTCGTTGTGCATGTGTGTGTCAAAACAAACTTGTCGTTCGCGTTGCCTGTTCAGTAGCACAGCGACTTGCCAAGGTCAATGCTACGTCTGCTCTCGCGTCAGCTTTTGACACTTTATTGCCGTTTCTCACAGAAACAAGCTCGGACTCATGTAGGAGAGCTGGCTGTCATCTACTTCAACTGCTCGTAGAGGATTCTGGAATGTACATTTGTCCCTTTGTAAAGTCGCTGCTTCCAATAGCTATGAAACTCATGACAGACCCTCAACTCGAATGTACACAAGCTGCCAACAACGTCTTCGCATACCTTGTACGTATGGCACCACTTGTTCAGTCACATTTATCAATAAGTTTGAACAAATCGGGTGCCAATGAAGGTACAGACGCAGTAATCGACCACCTCATTTTAGGAAAACCACTCCCCCCTTGCGATTTTCCGCAAAGTCTGCAGAAGACTTTGAATAGAAATAGGGTTGTTCTCCGGCAGTATCAACTGGAGGGAATCGCTTGGTTACGTTTTCTACATACACTCAGACTGAACGGCGCTCTGTGCGATTCTATGGGACTTGGGAAAACACTACAGGCTTTGATTTGCGTTGCCATTTCTCACGACGTAGTCCACCATGCCGCACCAGATAGCAAACCAGTCTCCATCGTTGTCTGTCCTTCTACTCTGGTTCGACACTGGATCGCTGAAATCAACAGATTTTTCAAAAGCGACGATCCGGTTTTCTTTCCTCTCGAGCTTTCTGGTAGTAGCACGAGTCGTCGAGCAGTATGGGAAAAGGGCTTAGTATTTTGCAACATAATTGTTACAAGCTATTCTGTTCTACGGAGCGATATACGAATGCTTGCATCGCAAAGCTATCACTATTGTGTGCTCGATGAGGGCCACCTCCTCAAAAATCCAAAGACAGGTACGCTGGATTATCTCGAATTTGAAAACTTGACAACCACGTTCTGACTTCCGCATCGTTCCCTCGTTGCACAGAGACGGCGAAGGCGTCTCGTCAGCTGCGGTCGAAGCACCGTCTCCTTTTGTCAGGAACGCCGGTGCAGAATCATGTTCATGAACTGTGGGCTGTATTTGACTTCTTAATGCCAAATTTTTTGGGATCCTCGGTATTTTTCTCAGAAAAGTATGCCAGAACTATATCGAAAGGACAAGCTCCTGGCGCATCTGTGAGAGAGATCAGCGAAGGAATAGAAAAGTTGAAGACGTTACATCAGCAAGTACTACCGTTCATACTCCGGAGAGAGAAACAACAAGTTCTTAGAGAATTACCATCAAAATTAGTCACTCAGATTGAAGTTCCCATGAGTGATCTGCAGCGAAGGCTCTACACTGATTTCTGCTCGTTTGCAGATGTCCAACAGTCACTCCGGGCTCTAGATCGCGCTGCGAAGGACGATCTCGGCGATAGATGCCTGGAGCAGGCAGGGCGTAGCTCGCTACAGGCCCTTTTGTTTTTAAGACTTCTCTCAACTCACCCATGGCTTGTCAGATCCGCCATACCAGTCGCCTCGGAAATCAGCGACAACGATTGGCTTCGTTTTGATACCTCCGGTAAAATCAGAGCGTTGGCTGACTTACTCCGAGAGCTTAGTATTTTCACCGACGACTTAAGCGCTGCCGATAACGATTCGTCACTTTTGTACTGCGAGGACGACCATGTTGATGTAGATGTTTATTCCAGCCTCGTCAATTCATCAGACAATCACATGCAACCCGCACCCACAACCTCCGAAGTCCAATCGCAGACAAAGTGCTTGATCTTCGCTCAGTTCATTCAAAGTCTTGATGTTGTGGAAAAGCTTTTATTCAAGCCTCACATACCATCGCTGAAATATCTTCGATTGGATGGAAGAGTTCCTGCCAGAAGACGCTATGCCATTGCCGAAGAGTTCAACCGTAACGATGAGATCAAGGTTTTGCTGCTAACAACAAGGGTCGGTGGTCTTGGACTAAACTTAACAGGTGAGTAAGGGTCACGAGCTTctgtctcactgtcacggGGATATGTTTTTCTCATGGACATCGTACAATATAGGAGCGGACACTGTAATTTTTCTCGAACATGACTTTAATCCTTTTGCTGATCTTCAAGGTATGCAACAATTGCGAGACATGGAGATATTTGCATAGCACTGGCTCAACCTTCTATATCATTTTAAAGCAATGGACCGGGTCCACAGAATTGGCCAAAAGAAGGCTGTATGCGTTTACCGGTTAGTTCTGGTCGACTCAATTGACCAGAGAATTATGAAGTTACAAGAAAAGAAGTTGGCTATGAGCGAGGCGATAGTGAACGCCGACAATTCTACTATGTTCAGCATGGGGACTGATCGATTGCTTGACATTTTCACGATGAGAAGCGACCAAGAGCCATCTAACATCAGCGTATATGATCTTGATAGTCTAGTGGAAGATAGTAATGAAACATATGAGAGTCTCGGAGTTCACGAATTCATAAAGAGTTTGAAATAACAAAGGTGATTTTGGCCTTTTCACGATTAAACACTTTGCAATCGTGAAAGGATGCGTTTTTCATTACGTCTCGTTTAATAGCTTCCTCGGCCGTAGTAAGAAAGGTTGGGAGGGGGAACACTTGGTGTTGGACCGCTTCTCGCATTTGGGCCTGACCGCGCGTTATACGTCAGATCAAATGACGTTCCAAGACGTCCGGTCTCCTTAGCGAAGTTGATACGAAGAGGACCACCATTCACCATCGTTCCTCCAAGCATTTCTCTCGCCCGAACAGCCATACCTCTGTCCGATGTATTCACAAAAGAAAAACTACCTTTGGTCACAACCCCGATTACATTCGCATATTGACCAAAAGCATCTCGGAGCTCCTGCTCGGTAGTTCCTGGACCGTACCCAGCGACAAATAGATTTTTTGTCGCCGGATTTCCACGGTCGTCTCGTGCAGCATCAACTTCTGCCAGAGACAACGGAGCGGAAGAGTGTCCTCCGTTCATAGACGCTTGCACAGGAGGCGGCGGAGGAGCCACCACTCCGTACGGGCCAGAAGCAGCACCCCCTGTCGCACCAAAAACAGTATTGACGAGCGGTTCTCCACCGTGGTAACTGATTTGCTCGGTCGGTCCACTTCCTCCATAATGATTTGGTGCAGTATTTCCCCCCGTGTAGGATGAAGGTGCTGAAGTACTAGGGAAAGAGGATGCTAAGTCGCGGTTTTTCCTCTGCGCGGGATTGATGCGGACGGGCATACCACCTAGAAGGGTCCCATTCAATGCTTCTCTCGCTCTCTCTGCATTTACAGGATCAGATGTATtcacgaaagaaaagttACCCTTCATAACAACTTCGTCAACTTTCACATACGGCGCGAACATCGCAATTATATCAACCTGACTTGTAGTTGGACCGTACCCACTGATGTGGAGGTTTCCTTCCGAACTGCTTCGGAAGGAACTACGCGGAGGTTGGACAGAAAAAGGAGGCAGAAATTGTCCAAAAGAGGCAGGTGTAGTCGACGCTGGGCCATACAAGCCAGGCGATGGTTGGTAGGGGGTATGCGACGTCGTGCTTTGTCGCAGAGAGGCATCGAGTCCGTTGGAGGGGGTAAGCGTTTGGACTAGACTCATTAGTCTTTGTTGGTCATACATTCCACTAGAATCAACCAAAGTACTCAATAAGCCAGGAGAATTTGCTAAAGTGTCCAAGGCCCTGGTGTCCTGACCAACGAGAAACATAGGAAGACCAAGGGCCTGGAGATATTCTGGTGAAGCTACATTTGAGTTTCCGAACGCAGCTGTCCCAGCTGGATTACCATTATATAGCGATGTCGATTGATTCTGGTACACTTCTGTGGCTAGCGGTGTCGGTGCGGGTACGGTAACTGGCTCGTGGGGGACGAAAAAGGGTATAGTACTAACCACGCTTGATGCCTGAGACGTCATATCTAGTGCTTGTTCAATATCGTTCAAAGGGGCTGGACTACTGGGTACGTCAGATTCCGAAAAGTATTGGACTGGCGGGACGTTTTTCATACGTTCATTTTGAGCACGTATTTCCGATGAAGACGGCTGGGTGCGAGTAGCATCTGAGCGCGCGGGCAATACCTGAGGTTGTCTCCACTCGATGGTGGTCTGCACTGTCTTAGGCACGGGCAAGTCGAAAGTATCATCATCTTCAAGAAGCTTCGACTTTCTGTAATATCAACGGTCATGGTTTAGAACAAGGATTGATAAGGGATATCACCGCAACCAAATTACTTACTTTGCGCTCGCTAGCAATTCTTTTTCTCTCAACCTATCCCGTTTCTTCCGGTCAGACCACGAAACAGTCGAGTCTTCGGTAGTTGTAGTAGCCTGTGTTTCGCCACCTTCTCCAAGCTGGGATTTCGCCAAATCCCCTCCAAAATGATCATGCCACTTGACGCGTAGCCCTGGTTTTAAAGGAGCTACAGAATACAGATGTAAGGGATAAAAAATGATCAACAGTCATTTGGGACGCCGTTCGCACCATGACCCCCTACCTTTCTTTGAGCTTTCGTCGTGGCCACCAGGCATATTTCCGTTGACCATACTGAGTGCTGCTGCAGCCTTAGCCGCAACATCGTCTATGGACGAGGTCGATTTCGTGCTGGACGAAAGGAGTTTTGACTTTAAAGGTACGCTTGATTCGGAAGAGGAGACTTTCTTCAGCAAAGACGAAAACGCGGACTTCTTGGTATCTTCCGTTTTGATTCGCTTCACCATTGTATGGGCTTGTTTCGGAAGATCTAACTCAGCTGGTCTCTTGGTATTCTCTTTTGTCTCTGCAGGCGTTTGAGCCTTCTTTGCCTTGACAGATGCATTCCAAGCATCCTTGATTTCCTGAATACGCTCCTTAATGGCAGATTCGTTTGGAGTTCCTACGCAAATCTTGTGCTTCTCAATTGACCCAATGATCTTACCCATACCTGAAGTCTTAACCACCGTCTTGTCCACTGGAAGATCGACAAGATTGGAAAGCATGTGCAAGAGGAGGTCCATTCCACCTGTGGAAAAGCACCATGATGTAAGGGGCAAACTCTACGATGCAAGCTTATTCCTTGCTCGACATTACAAACTTACCAACATCACCAGCCAAAATATCACCGAGCCATGCTTTGACTGACTCGAGGTAGCCATTAATCAGGATTTTTTCCAACGACTTGCTGTCTGACGACGTGGCTCCTACAAAGGCCAAGATCAAGCATCGGCGTTGCTCTAAAGCGCCCCTCTTTTGATCGTCTGTACCAGCAGGGATTGCAGCTTGGCTTTCGACTTTCTATTAATTATCAACAAACGCATGGCGTGACGAAGAAATAAAGTGTGAGAGTTCCGTTCCGATTCAAAGCACTTATACGTACGAACAACAAGTAGGCAAAGTCTCGCTACAGCGATTCATCAGCAGATAGTTTGCGTATTGTTTCTTCTAATAGAAGTCGAAGATAGATTCAACATATCAATCCACCTTGGTATGGTCTCCGCGTGTACGCATACTTGAACACATTTCAAACACATCAAGATCATAGCGCGTGTGCCTCGAGAGCAGAAGTCACGCTCCATATGGCGGGGCAGGCTGATGATGGCTATGTCTAATCCACTATATTTGCTATCCAGACTAAGCTGCCACCTGCATTTGTATCATAAGTCATAGTTGTCATTACTGACTGAACGGACTAAGACTTTCTCTCGCGCCGGTTGTTTCGGATAGCGTAGTTGTTATCTCAAGAAAGTTATGATGGCGTCACGGAGCCACAGAGATCCAAGCCCCTTGCAAGCCCTTGAAGAGGCGCCTTGGATTGGTCTCGAACATCTCGGTTGTACGTCAGCAGTGGAATGATCCATGGTACCGTCGCAATCAACAAACTCCACCACGATTGAGCCTTCCTCCGGAGATCGACCGAAGCCTGGTGGAGGAGCGTTCAAGAGGCTGACCTTCACAAATGTTGTGGTAGTGCAAGCACATCAACTGCTTGAAATTTCCCGAGATCTCATATTGTATCCAACTTCTTGAAGAGCACCAGCAGGAACAACTGTGACCTGACCGAACCGGACCTGTTCTTCCGTACAGGATCAATCTACGCAACAATCCAAACTCACCTGCAATACGCTAGAAAATTCCTGGGCGACGTTCGCGTCGgacgccaaagaaaaggctaAATAAAAGAAGCGTAAGACGCAAATATTAAACGGTAAAGATCACGAGGGGCAAAAGGGGACATGCGATCATACTTACCACCGGCGTCCAGGACACGGGTCACGGAAGCTTCGAAGCCATCTGCATCTACAACCCTATCCTCCGTGAGCAGCGATGGAGGACACTTGCCACTCTCCCGAGCCCGTTGCAGCAAAGCACTCATGATAGATAGAGCAAAAAGCTGCTGTGTTCGTATAGTGTATATCTATGCGCTTGCTTTCCAAACCGCAACGACGTTAACGATAGCTGAGTTAGCGCAGTTACAGGCGTAAGTAGCCGTAGAATGTTGGCGTCTGGAAGCCGGCGTCTGTGCGCGTATTTCATTGCGTTGCTGTGGTTGTCCTGGATCGATTGGATCGGACGAGTCGAGTATGAGACGAACAGTACCCGGAAACGGGGGCGAAGGCGACTCTCTGTTCCTCGCAAGAGACAAAATAAGATATGAGCCACAAACCCTAGTTACTGTTGTACCAGGTTTTGGTTTTCAGCGTTTCCCCCTCTGAAAAAATCCATGTTCTCGGGACGATGGAGGCCGACAATATATCAGAAATGAACGGAAGCGGAGGTGCAAACACAAACCCTGACGACTAGAAAAATGAAAGTGTTGCAGACTCTCTCTTCTACAGTCCTACTTATTGGTTCACTCTTCGTAACTACTGCAATGAGTCTACCGAGTACCAATGTCAAGACGATATACGGGATTCCAGGCAGCGGCTGGACTAGCCCGCAATGGCAATGGGGATATGGGGTCGGTACCGGTCATGATTGTGCGGCTATCTGTAGGCGGTTATACGAAAAGCGCCAGTTCCGCGTCGAGTTGGTGGAACAGCTAATCGAATCCTCGAATCCATCCAATCGCGTGCCGGCCAATTTTGAAGAGGTCAAACTCGTGTTGGCATTGGTGTGGCAAAACGGGCGATGGAACGGGAAAGACGGCGGCGAAGGCGGCTACGGAGAAGTGCTGCAAGAAATGGCATCGGCGCGGCGTTACGAAAACGGCCCGGACGACGAATGTTCAGGATTACTGGTGCGCGATATGGCCAGGCGATTTCCACTTCTAAATCCATCAGGCGAGCAGCAGAAATTGATGGATCAGCTATTGAAAGACGCGGATTCAGACTACGACTTCGCAAGAAGGCGGTGTAGCGGTCTGGTTTTGCAGGCGATGGGATTTGTTGAACAGGGATGTTAACGACAAGGGTTCGGGTAGCAATCACTTCGTTTTCGGCAAACAAGGACATCCGCTTTAACTTTAGGCCAATTAAGAGCCCCACTGTTCCCTGTTGTTAGCACTCCATTATCATAGCATGTATAAAGGGGTCAGGTTCACATGAGGATGTATAGTGTATTCACTCTCAAGAAGAACCATTGACCGAGTTTCCCCAACTTCTTTATGCAGGTGACGACTTGCGCATTAAATCAAGTCGAAACATTCGAGACAGAGGAATCCCTGCTGAGCGGCAAAAATTGACAATCTCACTGTAGGAAGACGCACCGCTTCGTTCGATC
This genomic interval carries:
- a CDS encoding predicted protein, whose product is LRQYQLEGIAWLRFLHTLRLNGALCDSMGLGKTLQALICVAISHDVVHHAAPDSKPVSIVVCPSTLVRHWIAEINRFFKSDDPVFFPLELSGSSTSRRAVWEKGLVFCNIIVTSYSVLRSDIRMLASQSYHYCVLDEGHLLKNPKTETAKASRQLRSKHRLLLSGTPVQNHVHELWAVFDFLMPNFLGSSVFFSEKYARTISKGQAPGASVREISEGIEKLKTLHQQVLPFILRREKQQVLRELPSKLVTQIEVPMSDLQRRLYTDFCSFADVQQSLRALDRAAKDDLGDRCLEQAGRSSLQALLFLRLLSTHPWLVRSAIPVASEISDNDWLRFDTSGKIRALADLLRELSIFTDDLSAADNDSSLLYCEDDHTKCLIFAQFIQSLDVVEKLLFKPHIPSLKYLRLDGRVPARRRYAIAEEFNRNDEIKVLLLTTRVGGLGLNLTGADTVIFLEHDFNPFADLQAMDRVHRIGQKKAVCVYRLVLVDSIDQRIMKLQEKKLAMSEAIVNADNSTMFSMGTDRLLDIFTMRSDQE
- a CDS encoding predicted protein, whose amino-acid sequence is MSALLQRARESGKCPPSLLTEDRVVDADGFEASVTRVLDAGAFSLASDANVAQEFSSVLQVSLLNAPPPGFGRSPEEGSIVVEFVDCDGTMDHSTADKVESQAAIPAGTDDQKRGALEQRRCLILAFVGATSSDSKSLEKILINGYLESVKAWLGDILAGDVGGMDLLLHMLSNLVDLPVDKTVVKTSGMGKIIGSIEKHKICVGTPNESAIKERIQEIKDAWNASVKAKKAQTPAETKENTKRPAELDLPKQAHTMVKRIKTEDTKKSAFSSLLKKVSSSESSVPLKSKLLSSSTKSTSSIDDVAAKAAAALSMVNGNMPGGHDESSKKAPLKPGLRVKWHDHFGGDLAKSQLGEGGETQATTTTEDSTVSWSDRKKRDRLREKELLASAKKSKLLEDDDTFDLPVPKTVQTTIEWRQPQVLPARSDATRTQPSSSEIRAQNERMKNVPPVQYFSESDVPSSPAPLNDIEQALDMTSQASSVVSTIPFFVPHEPVTVPAPTPLATEVYQNQSTSLYNGNPAGTAAFGNSNVASPEYLQALGLPMFLVGQDTRALDTLANSPGLLSTLVDSSGMYDQQRLMSLVQTLTPSNGLDASLRQSTTSHTPYQPSPGLYGPASTTPASFGQFLPPFSVQPPRSSFRSSSEGNLHISGYGPTTSQVDIIAMFAPYVKVDEVVMKGNFSFVNTSDPVNAERAREALNGTLLGGMPVRINPAQRKNRDLASSFPSTSAPSSYTGGNTAPNHYGGSGPTEQISYHGGEPLVNTVFGATGGAASGPYGVVAPPPPPVQASMNGGHSSAPLSLAEVDAARDDRGNPATKNLFVAGYGPGTTEQELRDAFGQYANVIGVVTKGSFSFVNTSDRGMAVRAREMLGGTMVNGGPLRINFAKETGRLGTSFDLTYNARSGPNARSGPTPSVPPPNLSYYGRGSY
- a CDS encoding predicted protein yields the protein MSLPSTNVKTIYGIPGSGWTSPQWQWGYGVGTGHDCAAICRRLYEKRQFRVELVEQLIESSNPSNRVPANFEEVKLVLALVWQNGRWNGKDGGEGGYGEVLQEMASARRYENGPDDECSGLLVRDMARRFPLLNPSGEQQKLMDQLLKDADSDYDFARRRCSGLVLQAMGFVEQGC